CTCCAGAGACAAGTCTTGTACTGAAGGGAAGGAACAGATTCCACATTTACCCAATCCTTGTGTAAGACAGTGAAGATAAGTCAGTGCACAGCTTAAAAACACTTCAACTGACCAAGCTTCAGGAATCAAGGATGGAATCGCTACCCcaattctcatttttcttgcAGCTACAAACATCCCTTAGATCTGTGATTGTTCTGGCATCCAGAAGGTCAAATGCAGCGTTACAGCTGAACACCTGCCCTCCCCAGAGCAGGTAACAGCTCTCAGAAGCttaaataaaaaagagctgCTCCCAGGTATGAAGTGCTCTCCGTGGTACCTTCCATTCTCTCTGGTCCAGCCTTATGATGACCTGGTTCcgtgctccagctctgctctcctcctcccctccaccGCTGGGTTTTGTGGGCTCTGatcaaaacacagcattttcagGATTTACACTTGTGAAGTCAGTTTCCACCAGAACACAAAAGCATCACAAAAGTCAGATCAATCCTACATGTTCCACCCAGTCAGTGTCTGTCAGCAGCCTGTAACACATACTACTGGAGATACTTCCTTAGTCTCACATCTTAAAAATTTAGGAACTAACTTTTTACAGAAGGACCTAAGTATTTCATTCCTTATGGAATCCCACCAAAGTCCTAGCCCCATTGATACCCTGTGGCAATGAAAGCCAAACTCATATGGAGAATGGAATTTCCCTTCCAACTGTTTGAAGCTGCAGCAGTTCCCAACTCTGAGACAAGAAAGTTCTTACACCCAGAAATACCTTTCTTCAGCTAAGTGTAACAATGTTCACGTATTTATTAGCAAAAATATAACTTGAAAGGTAATAACCTTTGATTTCTAGTAATAGAATTCATTTGTATAAATCAGCATCACGGTCTTTTTTCATACATTAATGTTTGAAAGACTTTATCCTTTCAGCTTCTCCTAAATCTCTTCCTGCCTTCAATTACATTCACTGCATATCCCCAGTTAAAAATACACCTAAAACTTTGTGAACACTTAACATGTAATGTTGTTACAATAACCAATCAGAGTGTTTTAAAGCTAGATTTTACCTATTACTGGCAACTCATCTTCATCCAGCTTTATTCTTGCAAGACCATCCTAAACAGTGAGATTTAAAGTTTGATAACTTAGAGCTTTCCAGTTAGGATAATGCACTGAAGTTTCGTATTTTTACTTATTACATAATCAAGAACAGGTACATACATTGATAAAGAATCTTCAACCAGTTTAATACAGCACTTATGCATAAAGAAGGCAGTCCATAGAGCACAGTGTGTAACTGCTGGATTATAAAagttttgctttattaaaattGTCATTATTCTCTAAATATACTTGAGCTAACCCTTCATAATAACATTTCTATCCAATATAAAACCTGAATTAGTCAAAATATCCTTGTCAGTATTCATCTTTtccagaattaattttatttattagacAAACTAAGCATAGTTTTGAATTGCAAATCCATGGATTCAAAAATAACGTAACACCTTGCATTAACATAGTTTTCTACAGCCTCAGTAACTCTTCAATACTCTATGAGAACTTTTCTACATCTAAAATGTGAGCCAGAATCTTTTTTGATAAACATATTGACTGCAAAAATATCACTAGGTTTGTTGGTAAATTGATTGcagtacaaaaaaataaagtcagtcaactctgtttccttttttattcaaTTACCAAAATATCACAGActgtttacagaaaataaattactattCCTCATATTTAAATCCTAATTCTTCAGTatcaaagccagaaaaaaaaaacaggtcaGTATTTCTAATTCTAGTATCTaaagtgatattttaaaaagatgtcACACCTTACCCTGATAAGGAAGGACACATGAAACATGTTTTCCACAGTGCGTGCAAACGAGTTCGGATCAATGACAAAATCAAAGAAGTAAATGGGTGTATTAGCTGGGGATGCAAAAATGGctttgttaaaacaaacaaacaaacaaacaaacaagtggTATGCACAGAGCTAACAGATGTAAACACAAACTTAAGAGAGCTGGTATACTTTTCAAAAGCTAAAGGGATGTTTATCAATTTAGTTACAATGCTGAATTCCCAGTTGCCTGCAAAAACCGTATGTTCTATAAAgtatattattttcttccatccTTTCCCCCACGAAGATCCATATATTTGACTACTTGACTGCCATCTACAAATGGCAGGCTTTAATCAGGAAAGAGGATTTACATTTACTTTGCAGTCAAACAGCAGCTGATTAGCATTCATAAAAAATAACCTAGTTGGTATACATGCTTCAACAAAGATCTCTACTTGCAGACTTCACCTCATTTTGTCTCTGTAGTTTTACCACTCCCTACTGTAGAAGACACAGAACATAACTTTCTCCAGTTAATGCTTAATTTAATCATACTTACGATCATCCTCAAAATGAGTCTGCAGTATTCCCAAGATCCTCTctacttctttttctgtagCTTCTTGATGAGActcctccattttttttaactgggaaaaagaaacagagattcACCTCAAATAACTGTTGTTGAATTACCAGAATATGCAAAGGCCCTCTGTGACTGGGCCCTTTGGATAGGAAGGCCGGGTGTCACCACAGGATTTCGGGTGCCAAAGTCCCTTTGGGGGTGATATAAATGGGAGAGGGCATGATGTGGTGACCCGAAAAAGAActactttattaaaaacaacaaacagcaaACCCAATGTAGTAAGGGGTGCACCAAAAAGGGCCAGGGTCAGGGGGTTACTGTAACTCCTATAGGGTAGGATAAGGGCGGAGTCTGAGGGCAGGGAGCCCACTGGCAGAGAGGATTAGGAATATGCAAATTATTGCAGCAAAACATAACCAATGGTCACAAGGGGAACAGAGAACTTTCTAGACTAATCTACACAGGGAGCTGCCACAAGGCCTTGCAGGTAAGATTTCTCTCACCCTGACCAGGGGGATTTCTGCCTTAGCTCAAGGCTTTCTTCGACCCCAACAGGCCTCCTTTGAACGTGTAACATAAAAGTTGAATTTTTCTCCCTACATGCAACATAACAAACACACTTATGCAAACATGAGACAACTTTGCAGTTTTAGGTTTTAATTCCCATCTTACAATATCAATCTGAAAGGCCACGGTTTGTATGTTTTGTACAGATGTACACTTAATTTTCAGTAGCTCTGAGGAGTTGGGTTACACAGTGCTACAATCTGTGAGGTTAATGAAGATGATAATTTGGAATCCACAAACCCTCCAGCTCTTCTTCTTCCCAATACAAACTATAACAAATCTTTTCTATCACTATTTGGATTGAGTAGGCTGCCTTTTAAAAGGCAGCAATCAACCATTTGCCTCTATATCCTGGCATTATCACAGCCTCAGCTTCCCTGTAACAACACGGATTATATCTGCAGTTTCAGATGTAAGCTTcttccagaattcccagaccTTTGCTTTTCTGCCAGTGAATGACACAAAGAATAATAAGGAAACAGAAAGCACAAGAAACAATGGTTATGTGAGCTAATTAGCTTGCTGCCATTAACCACATTTCAGTGCAAATGCCACACCCTGTATAACACTCTAAAGAAAAACGGAAACCACGCTAATGTAAAgaagtttgggttttgtttcctttcaaagcAACGGGCAACAGAACAAGTAAGCTCATCACTTGAAAAATCAGTCTGTAAACCCTATTTCTGAACGTGAAATTGGTCTGCAAATCCTATTTCCTTCCACGCAGTGAAATACTGCAGTCCAAACCAAATCAAGAAGCCTAATAATGGAGTCTGAATCCTTTAGCAGAAGTTCAGAAGGAAAGGGGCTGATGTGTGTGCCCCAACTCCAGCTGGACAGCTCTGGAGCCATCCAAGGATTGTTGGCAATAACAACAACCAAGGTAATCACACACTGTGAGAAACAACAGGATATAGAACCTGTTGGAGAAATAACCATATGAAGGTAGGGCAGCACTTTTCTGGGACAAACATGCTTGTTCTCCTCCTGCAGATAAGCACAGCACAAGCATCTGTGGATCTTGGATACTTCCTTCCCCTTACGGCTGGGATATCACAAACACTACACATTCATTGTCATTTGTAATAACTATGCCAGTACAAATGGTTAAAAAACACAACACTTCACAAACCTGAGCAGGCATTGcctgttctgcttttcctctgctagCTTTCTTCTGCCTCTCAATCCGTTGCTTTGGTACTGGAGGCTCAGACTTGAAAGATCCCAGCctaaccaaaacacaaaaagcacACACATGCAAATCTGTTTTACACTGTATGCTTAGGAATCTTTATACTGAGCAGTGGATGATGTCAAGGAAGTGCAAAGTGATGACTGATACCTAAAGATAAAGCTTCATCACATTTAGAGAGTTCTGCAAGGAACCAGCCCCAAAAGTTGTTCCAGTGTGTTGACAGCCTCATACCTTGTGAACACCCTGCTGTGACTTCCAATTATGCTCAATTCAAGGCAGGAATCAGTTAAGGCCATTACCTTGAGCTGCAATAGACACTGCTTCCTTGGAGAAACTTACATGTactgaaaagcaggaagaaactTACATGTAGTGAAAAACAGGTGCTCTTTTGAAGTACTTGAGTGCTTCTTCTCCCATTTTCTTCCAGGCATCTCTAGGTAAAAAGCCACCTGGATCATCCTGAGAGTCATCAGTTTCTTCAGTGCGATTTATACCCATAAAGGtcagctaccaaaaaaaaaaaaaaaaaaatcaaacaaaaaaaccccaaaaaacaacaacaacaaaaaagctgcaataaaaattcatttaaagGTAAACCTGTAAATACATTCATGGTGAAACACTGTATTGTGGTGTTTGCCTGATACATTTGTATTTAATACCACTGCCTAAGAACTTTGGCTTTCCTGAGGATACCATGAAAACAGATGAACACTCAAATTCACCCTTGTGTTCAGCAACCAGTGAAAGCCAGAGGTAAACAAAACTTCTTAGATTCCAACACATTTTCAGTGATGTATGAAGTAGCACAACATTACTTATATTGCACTTGAGAGTTCAGATGTCTCTCAGTTTTTGAACTGGAAGAACACAGGAAGCCCAGCTGCTCAAATACCATAGAACTTCTCTGGCCTATCCCTGCATCCACCAGTCCACACtaacccaggaaaaaaataaattgaactTCATGGTTTTTTATAGATTTGAGCAAACACTTGAGATTCCTTGTTGATCTACTGTAACATAAGGGAGAATTTTCAAGGAGCAAAAAAGCCAAGAGCCTGCTTAAAAGCTGTTCTCGATCCCACCCTTCCCCCAGCCATGGTACAAAGAGACAAAGTGACCAGTCTGAAAGCATTCAAGTGTCCCAAAGTCCCATTTCATGTCAGTGACACAGGGCCTCAGGAACTCTATCATAAAACATAGAAACCAGAGGACAGGATAAAGAAACTACTTAGCTACTGAGAAACTACACAAGAGTGACtgaaaaaagagcagaagagcACAAGTTGACTGAACCAtgataaagcagcagcagtgcaatAATGGGGGAGGTGTCTGCATTTTAAGTCAGACTTTCCCCTACTGCCAGTGCTTAATATATAGTTTAAGACAATTAACAACAGTAAGCAGAAAGTTTATCAGAGAAATTGATAGGAAGAGCATTAAATTCCACCAGAACTGCCATGTACTGCCTGACAATCTGAGGCTTTATGGTTCTGTAACAGGGCAAACCTCCAGCAGAAACGTTGGCAAATTCAGAGCCTGGAACTTACCAAGTCTTCTGCAAATGCTGTTGAGTCAAATGCTGACATCTCTGAGTGTAACTCATTGGCCTTCTCCTTTCCTATATTGGATGCTAAAACTAGAAACTGGGCATCCAGCGCAGCCTCTCGTGCACGGCAAACTGTTACAGGAAAGATTTTATGGTGATTAATACAAAATTGTCACAAATATAATTATCAGATTCAGCATAGGGACCACCCTAGCTTTAGTGCTTTGGAAATCCTTTTACTGCAATGACCTCTAACACATTTACACAATCCTTATAATGATATTTGCATATCATTATAAggattcctttttaaaaaaaggaaagaatgacAAACCGTGGAAAAGTAACACATGATCTTTAACAATAAATACAGTTCTATCAACAtcatttttttcaccttttcaagTGAAATGAACCCCTCTGCACTGATATTTTTATGTGTATTACTGATATACATTGTTCCAGTGAATCAAAATAAAGCAAGGAGTTATTTCTAAGAGCAAATAAACTGtaatgatatttattttttcacatcaACTTACTCATCCAATCTTCAACTTAACACAGCTATTTTAAGTTATATAAAAGTTCTGATTAAGTACTTGGACCTCAACTTCACTCTTGCCCTCTTTTGTTTGTAAGGAATCATCACCTCACTCTTGGCCGAATACATCAATTCAAGACCACAGAATTTGTTTTACCGCCATCAAAAAGTGCATTGGCTTCTTCCAAAGCTTCTGTCAGCCTGTTGCTTCTGGAATTGAGCATGGCTTCTCgattttctgtgggaaaagacaCAAAGGAAATCCTGAATTACTTAAACATAAAAGCACTGAGAAACAATGCGCTTGTTTAATGCTGACTGGAggccaggtgcccaccaaagcttCATCACTCAACTGGGccaaggagagaaaacagaacaaaaagctCACAGGTCTAGATAAGGGAGAGACCACTCACCACTTAGCtcacaggcaaaacaggctcaacttgGGGAAATGAGTGGAACTTCcatgaaagaaacaaaccagCCCCTAAAACTGTATGCTTGGTCACTTCTATAAACAGGCTGGATCACCCATAAACTGCACTGTAGCCTCTTGCAAAACAGCTGCACAAATGTATCAAGTATTCAAAAAAACAACTAATCCCACGTGTCgctggacttggcagtgctgctcaCACAACCATGGCCAcatttttgtgaggaaaaacagCACAACTCACTCAAATGCACATAGGAGAAGGACTCACACACCTGTCTGGAGAGATGCTAAAAACTACATGGCGTTTTTTGGAAGGCCCAAGAAGGAGTTTCTGGTCCAGGCACATAATGATACCTGCAGTTTTAAACTAAAGCTCAGACACcgcaaaagcaaaattaaaggaTTTCACTGCATCTCCAGGTCTAAAGCTGACTGTTCCTCTGCACCACTGCAGGCACCACATGTGTGTTAGTGCAGCTAAATCCCTCGTAACCTCGCTATCCCAGGGGATGCAGGACAGGGGCAAAGGGGAATGGcaggacaggacaagggggaatggcctcACACTGAAGACGACCACGTTTAGGTATcgggaagaaattcttccctgtaagggtggtgaggcccagagaagctgtggctgccccatcctcgGAAGCGTCCACGGTCAGACTGGACAGtgcttggagcaatctgggacagTGCAAATTGTCCCTGACACGGCTGGAACGAGAATACTcgtaaggtcccttccaaccgaTCCACGATTTCGCGATTCCGTGCTTCCCGGGAGTCCAATTTCGATCTAAGTACAAACCCAAAGAAAGCATCGGCAGCCCTAGGAAGAACCCGGAGTGGCCAGGAACGCTCCCGCAGTTCCTCACACGCCCAGCACCGGCCGCCATCCCCGGAGGCCCCCTCGGCCGCCAGCCCGGACACCGcacccgcggccccggcgctccCCTCGCCGCCTCCTTACGCTGCACGCTGGAGATGAGCTCCCGGTACTGGCTCCGGATCATCCTGTTGTGCTCCCTGTCGTCGCCCTCGCCGATGTTGAGCTGCCGCAGCCTCTcgcccgccgcctccgccgTGTCCTCCTGGGCGTGAGGCGGGCGCGAGCGGCGGCCCCGCGAGGCCGGCGAGGACTCGCCGCCGTCGCCGGTGTGCGACATGGCGGGTGCGCGGCCGCGGCGGCTGTCACCCGGAGCCGCTGGATACGGCCGCGATGAGCCCGCCTCCCGCCTGCGGCGAGCTTCCCGGGATGCACGCACCGAGCCGAGCCTGCGCAGTCCGCCGCAGAGGATCGCGGAGCGGTCTGCGGGCACGGCCGCTGCTCGTTGAGCCGCTGCGCTTGTGGTCGCGATCTTCCCTACGGGCGCCGTTTTCCGCCCCGGGTTCTGCCGGCTGCGCGGTGTGTTCCACCGCGAACAGCGTCGGGCCTTTCTGACCGGCCGCGGAGGCGGTTACCGAGCTCTCAGCGCTCCTTTAACATTGACTTCCTTCCTCGTAAGGCGTTCGCAGGCGAGCCGTGAGCGGCGGCGGGCGGTGCGCGGAGCCcggcgcgggcggggccgcTCCGCTGCCTCGGGAGGGCGCTGCGGGCGCGGAGAGCCGCGGGGCGTGGGGAGCGAGGCgggggtttgggttggaagggactttaaagaccGCCTAGTTAGAATCGTGGAGTCATCGGGCTTGGAAGCGGCTTTCGAGATGGTCCGGTCCAACTGTCCGCCCAGCGCGGTCACTGTAACCCCTAAACCACATCGCGCAGCTCCTCCCGAACGCCTCCAGGGACCGCGACTCCACCGCCTCCCTGGGGAATCTATTCCTGATGCCTAAGTACCtaacagtgggaaaaaaaaataaatttgacatCTAATCTGATGTCTCACCCTGTCTTagcttaaagccatttcctctgGCTGTCTCAGTGCAGACACAGCAGGGACCGGTCCCACCTCACCGCATCCTCAGCGATGTGGGCAGCGATGAAAGCCCCCCTGAGCGTCCTTTTCTTGCGACTAaaaacccccagctccctcagccactcctcagaAGAGTTCTCTGGAAtctctccagcacctcaatgtccaTTTTTAGTGAAGGGCCCAACAGTGAATGTAATCACTTGAGGTGTGTCCTCACCAATGCAGAGAGCAGGGGGATGATCGCtttcctggtcctgctggtgCCTGCAAAATATAAATCACAACACTTACCACTTCCTTGTTGATTAATACTGTTATGTTGTTCTAACTCTTGTGTGGTGGGTTTAAGGTATTTTTGGGAGTATTTCCTCAAACATCTTCATCGATCAGCTTGACTCAGTATATAGACATGGATCTACTTCAGTTTCCCCAAACCAGTACTTCAGCAGGACGACAGACTGCAACTACACACAAGCTAGCTTTCAAAATATATGTTTAATATATGTAATGCTTCAGttgagcattaaaaaaattatatttgaattCTTGAACAATTTTCTATTCTTTGTGAGACTTGTGGAGTGCTGTCAAATTTGCATTGCAAATTTGATATGAGTAATTTGCTTTCGGATGCTGACAGAGAAAGGCTCAAGAGAGGATCCAAACAAGACTGGGGCCCATTGTACACTGCAGTACACAAACACGTGGTAAAAAATATTCAGGATGCAGGCTTAACAAATGTGAGTTCAAATTTTTTACTGTCATCTCACTATGCCTAACAAGAACTCAACATTCCGCAATATTGCAAGGCATTGCCCTGCTTTTTTGCTTTGAGAATTCTGCTTGCCCAGATGATCAGATCTGTGCTTTCCTAGTGATTATTTTGTATCTATGCCAATTGTTACTGTCAACAGTGAAAATGGTAAGTGAAGAAAATGTCCTACCTGCAGCTGACTGCAAGATTCTCCAGCTGTCTTTATACACCCAGACTGGTTTTTTGTCTGATGTTCATTCAGTTCTCATCCATGCATATACATAAAACCTTATTCTCATGGAATTGAGAAGACTCACATAGAGGAATCCTAAAATAGACGTTTCAGATCTAATGGGAGAGTTTCACTGTGTGCAGATTTCACCATTCCCTCTTTTGCTCCTCTCAGGGTGCAGAAATGAATGCAGAGTTTCTGGCATTTAGCAGCAGATCTCCAACTGAACTCTAATTCCTAATGTACAGTTCGTATATCCCATGATCATACAGGTACTGTATTTCAGCAAGCAAAAGTCAGTTTCCATTGTCACCAAATACAGAGCAGTAATGTGGTTTTTTATGGTGCTGAGCAGTGAATTACAAGAGGGATTCACAGTGCATCTCAGTTTGGGAATTGTGCAGCACACCAGTGCCCTTAAAACGTGGATCTACCGCTGTTTCATTTACTATCAAATCTGATCACTTGTCCTGATTTTCTAGCAGATGTTCCCAGGCATTAATGGAAAAAGATTTGTCTTTAAATGAGACCTTTTAGTCACTTATAAGCAACGTTGcttataattttaaaacataaaccTTTTTGCATTTTCGTTGAATACACCAAAATAAATGCTCCCATTCAGgatgaagagataaaacaagaaattagttgtctgaaaacacagcaacacaggaCCTGTTGCCCAGTGATGGCTTTTCCTGATATAAAGTTAATCCTGGTATCTGAAATGGGGCTTGGGCTAattgaaaacaacagaaattaaacatcTGAGATATTTGGCAttcagctgccagccctgcaagCAAACACAGATGAGGGGAAGCTCTTAATGAGTGTAGCTAATGTAAAAACATAGTTTTAGCAATGCAGAGGTGTGAATTAGTATACCTGGTTCttgcagcagcttttatttgtgTATTTACAGATAATCCTGTGGGAGGTGAAAATCTGGCCCCAGATATTCCTCAGCAGTGTGGATTAGGTTACAGCCCATCACATCACCATATGCATTGTGCCAGTCTAAGAAGGTATTTTCAAAGAAGTATGAAAGAACAATTATTAACAGAACtatgaaaaaaagccaaaacaaaacagggcccagtttggtgggaaaaaaatcctggtaGGATCAAACCCTCTCTGGCACCAGAAACGCTTTCTTTTTAAGGGCTTAGAATGTTTCATTAAGTGAAAGACTGACACCAGGTTGCTACAAAAGTAACATCTGGAAGTCAAGCTGCCGGAGGCCAAAATGCCGAAAACCTTCCACTTTTTCCCTACAATCAAACAGcagtgcagaaaaataaaataaaataaaataaaataaa
This portion of the Hirundo rustica isolate bHirRus1 chromosome 8, bHirRus1.pri.v3, whole genome shotgun sequence genome encodes:
- the NSMCE4A gene encoding non-structural maintenance of chromosomes element 4 homolog A — translated: MSHTGDGGESSPASRGRRSRPPHAQEDTAEAAGERLRQLNIGEGDDREHNRMIRSQYRELISSVQQNREAMLNSRSNRLTEALEEANALFDGVCRAREAALDAQFLVLASNIGKEKANELHSEMSAFDSTAFAEDLLTFMGINRTEETDDSQDDPGGFLPRDAWKKMGEEALKYFKRAPVFHYMLGSFKSEPPVPKQRIERQKKASRGKAEQAMPAQLKKMEESHQEATEKEVERILGILQTHFEDDPNTPIYFFDFVIDPNSFARTVENMFHVSFLIRDGLARIKLDEDELPVIEPTKPSGGGEEESRAGARNQVIIRLDQREWKDIIETFEIREAMIPPLSQSTEEEMETE